CAATCTTTGGACCTGTGCGCGGGTCGCAGCGGTCATCCGTCGCCGCTTCCGTGTTCGCTATCACCCGCATCATGTCGCGCGCCTCCTCCATGCCCTGGGCTTCAGCCCCCAGAAGCCGGAGCGACGCGCCCGGGAACGGGACGAGGCCGAGATCCAGCGCTGGGTGAAGGAGGAGTGGCCGAGGACATAAAAAACGCCGCGCGTCTGAGAGCGAGCCTCGTTTTCCTGGACGAGAGCGGGCTTCTGATGGCTCCCCATCTCCGACGCACGTGGGCTCCGGTCGGAGAGTCTCCCGTCTTCTACCGGCGCACGCGCTCCCACGAGAAGGTCTCGGCGATCGGGGCGATCTCGGTCTCTCCTCGTCGGCGGCGCGTGGGACTTTACTTCGCTCTCTTGCCGAACGAGAACGTGACGGCCGAGAACTTGATCCCCTTTCTCCGGGAACTTCAGAAACACCTTCGACGCCCTATCATCCTTCTCTGGGATCGCCTGAACGTTCACCGGGCCATTCTCGTTCGCCGATTCCTCGACCGGACACGCCGGATCCGCACGGAACCCTTCCCTGCCTACGCCCCCGAGCTCAATCCGGTGGAAGGAGTTTGGGAACATCTGAAGAGAAACCCTCTTGCCCACTACGCTCCCGAGAGCGCGGCCGATCTCTGGTTCCATGCCACGTGCTCCGCCCACGAAATCCGAACCAACCAACCCCTCTTGTGATCCTTCATCCGAAGAACCGGGCTCTCTCTGTGCCCATTATAGGACATCACTTATGCGTTGCTCAGTAGCTTCAAACACGAAGAGCCTCGCGAGGAGTCGTTGGGAATTTAAGTTAGTGCCCTCCCACTGTAAGAATAACGGAGACAACTTCCTGCGCCCCGAGCTGACGCCGCTAGAAGTAGTACGTGATGCCCAGCCCCAGCATGACCATCTGCGGCGTCTCATAGTCGTAGTCCCACCACACGTCCTCGAACCCGATGTGGATGTAGTCGACCTCGAAGTTCCATCCCACCTCGGGAAGTCCGGAGAAGAAGTACTCGACCCCTCCCCCGAATCCGAAACCGATTCCCTGGTCGCTCTCTTCGGGACCGAGGATCGTTCTCGAAACATCCTGGTCCTTGAAGGTGCCGAACAAGCCCGAGAGATAGACGTTGTAGTTGGGCTCGACCTTCGGGCGAACGAGAACACGAATGGCTCCGAAATCGACATCGACAAGCCCGACTCGACCGAAGAGCTGAAGACCCAGCACCTGTGTCGGGTTGACGGTGACGGCCGGTCCGAAGATAGGGAAAGGAGCCGCTTGAATACCGATTCCCACCGATCTCTTGGCAGGAAAAGCCGACGAAGCGGCACCCGGCGCCGCATAAGACCCCTCTCCCCCGGCGCTTTGCTCGCCCGCCTGACTGGTGCCGA
This region of Candidatus Eisenbacteria bacterium genomic DNA includes:
- a CDS encoding transposase; the encoded protein is MAEDIKNAARLRASLVFLDESGLLMAPHLRRTWAPVGESPVFYRRTRSHEKVSAIGAISVSPRRRRVGLYFALLPNENVTAENLIPFLRELQKHLRRPIILLWDRLNVHRAILVRRFLDRTRRIRTEPFPAYAPELNPVEGVWEHLKRNPLAHYAPESAADLWFHATCSAHEIRTNQPLL